A stretch of the Nosocomiicoccus ampullae genome encodes the following:
- a CDS encoding DUF2768 family protein produces the protein MFDISRMDLMWVSFYSMGAMALAALLIYIARYKMPYRLVSIILSIAAWLLLIFSFITMILVLGGSSHA, from the coding sequence ATGTTTGATATATCTAGAATGGATTTAATGTGGGTATCATTTTACTCGATGGGTGCAATGGCTTTAGCTGCATTACTTATATATATTGCACGCTATAAAATGCCATATAGACTTGTCAGTATTATACTATCTATTGCAGCATGGTTATTACTAATTTTTTCATTTATAACAATGATTTTAGTCCTAGGAGGAAGTAGCCATGCGTAA